The Myxococcales bacterium genome contains a region encoding:
- a CDS encoding tetratricopeptide repeat protein, which produces MGPLRRRARRLVKLALGLAGLAGVGAVAVLAFPATARRAEGAGRVFVPTLDDEVLERLPARTEGRRTRELRQLRAALAERPRDAALAVRVARLAIELSRARADPRYQGYAEAALAPLFGGPVEPPTAALTLRATLRQSQHDFPGALADLDRVVARAPDDAQAWLTRAVVLTVLARYPEARAACARLERLAPPVVVAVCRETLASLTGQAAGAYARLSRAAEDARLATPEEGAWVASTLGELAARAGDVHAGRSHLERALELEPGDPYVLAALADLELDAARPAEVVRRLSGKEDNDLLLLRLAIAEAIEHAPGAEAHAALLGERFRASRLRGDVVHRREEARYLVALGDPPERARALELAQANWEVQREVPDARVLMEAALAAKAPAAARPALTWLVASGCEDPALQRLRRELE; this is translated from the coding sequence ATGGGACCCCTCCGCAGACGCGCCCGACGGCTCGTGAAGCTGGCGCTCGGGCTCGCCGGGCTCGCGGGGGTCGGAGCGGTGGCGGTGCTCGCGTTCCCGGCGACCGCGCGCCGCGCCGAGGGCGCGGGGCGCGTCTTCGTGCCGACGCTCGACGACGAAGTGCTCGAGCGACTCCCCGCGCGGACCGAGGGGCGCCGCACGCGGGAGCTCCGCCAGCTCCGCGCCGCCCTCGCCGAGCGTCCCCGCGACGCCGCGCTCGCCGTGCGGGTCGCCAGGCTCGCGATCGAGCTGTCCCGCGCCCGCGCCGATCCACGGTACCAGGGCTACGCCGAGGCCGCGCTGGCGCCGCTCTTTGGCGGTCCCGTGGAGCCACCCACCGCGGCGCTCACGCTGCGGGCCACGCTCCGCCAGAGCCAGCATGACTTCCCGGGGGCGCTCGCCGATCTCGACCGAGTCGTCGCCCGCGCCCCCGACGACGCCCAGGCCTGGCTCACGCGGGCGGTCGTGCTGACGGTGCTCGCGCGGTACCCCGAGGCCCGCGCGGCGTGCGCGCGGCTCGAGCGCCTCGCCCCGCCGGTCGTCGTGGCGGTGTGTCGTGAGACCCTCGCGAGCCTCACGGGGCAGGCCGCGGGCGCGTACGCGCGGCTCTCGCGGGCAGCGGAGGACGCGCGGCTCGCCACGCCGGAGGAGGGCGCCTGGGTGGCCTCGACCCTGGGCGAGCTCGCCGCGCGTGCCGGCGACGTGCACGCGGGCCGGAGTCACTTGGAGCGGGCGCTCGAGCTCGAGCCGGGCGATCCGTACGTGCTCGCCGCGCTCGCGGATCTCGAGCTCGACGCGGCGCGTCCGGCGGAGGTGGTGCGCCGACTCTCCGGCAAAGAAGACAACGATCTCCTGCTATTACGACTTGCGATCGCCGAGGCGATCGAGCACGCCCCGGGGGCCGAGGCGCACGCGGCGCTCCTTGGGGAGCGGTTTCGCGCGAGCCGGCTCCGCGGGGACGTCGTGCACCGCCGGGAGGAGGCGCGTTATCTCGTCGCGCTCGGGGACCCGCCCGAGCGCGCGCGCGCCCTCGAGCTCGCCCAGGCGAACTGGGAGGTGCAGCGCGAGGTGCCCGACGCGCGGGTGCTCATGGAGGCCGCGCTCGCCGCCAAAGCGCCCGCCGCCGCGCGCCCGGCCCTCACGTGGCTCGTCGCGAGCGGCTGCGAGGACCCCGCGCTCCAACGCCTGCGACGGGAGCTCGAGTGA
- a CDS encoding HupE/UreJ family protein, whose translation MTRARLVALVGWFGALLAFSLAFAFAFPSPAWAHKPSDAYLVVAARGAEVSVRLDLALRDLDDELGLDRDGDGELTWAEARAAAPAAASAAWTAIELRAGASGAATGELSVECTPVADEPPAIARHSDGAYLVLQRRLTCGATPRALVLRYGLFFARDPQHRAVVRVDAGGASRSLVLRTDAREATVDLTDPAPARRAFLAMVREGAAHIAQGYDHVLFLLALLLPAVLVRRRGRRRFAPRARFRPAALDVLRVVTAFTVAHSVTLSLAALDLVVLPSRLVESVIAASVVAAAMNNLFPLLREGRWLATFALGLMHGFGFAATLHDLDLGRGALVVSLLGFNLGVELGQLGLVAAFLPLAFVARRTWFYRWLVLKGGSVLIAALALVWLAERALAVRLLP comes from the coding sequence GTGACGCGCGCGCGGCTCGTCGCGCTCGTCGGCTGGTTCGGGGCGCTCCTCGCGTTCTCGCTCGCGTTCGCGTTCGCGTTCCCGAGCCCGGCGTGGGCGCACAAGCCCAGCGACGCCTACCTCGTGGTCGCAGCGCGCGGCGCCGAGGTGAGCGTCCGCCTCGACCTCGCGTTGCGCGATCTCGACGACGAGCTCGGCCTCGATCGCGACGGCGACGGCGAGCTCACCTGGGCGGAGGCGCGGGCCGCGGCTCCGGCGGCGGCGTCGGCGGCGTGGACGGCGATCGAGCTCCGCGCGGGCGCTTCGGGCGCGGCCACAGGTGAGTTGAGTGTAGAGTGCACGCCCGTCGCCGACGAACCCCCCGCGATCGCGAGGCACTCCGACGGCGCCTACCTCGTGCTCCAGCGGCGCCTCACGTGCGGGGCGACGCCGCGCGCGCTCGTCCTCCGCTACGGGCTCTTCTTCGCCCGCGATCCTCAGCACCGCGCCGTCGTGCGCGTCGACGCCGGGGGCGCCTCGCGCTCGCTGGTCCTCCGCACCGACGCCCGGGAGGCGACCGTGGATCTCACGGACCCGGCGCCTGCGAGGCGCGCGTTCCTCGCGATGGTGCGCGAGGGCGCGGCGCACATCGCCCAGGGCTACGATCATGTGTTGTTCCTCCTCGCGCTGCTCTTGCCCGCGGTGCTCGTGCGTCGACGCGGCCGCCGGAGGTTCGCGCCGCGCGCCCGCTTTCGCCCCGCCGCCCTCGACGTGCTCCGCGTCGTGACGGCGTTCACCGTCGCCCACAGCGTGACGCTCAGCCTCGCCGCGCTCGACCTGGTGGTGCTGCCCTCGCGGCTCGTCGAGTCCGTCATCGCCGCGAGCGTCGTGGCCGCGGCGATGAACAACCTGTTCCCGCTCCTGCGCGAGGGCCGCTGGCTCGCGACGTTCGCGCTCGGCCTCATGCACGGCTTCGGGTTCGCCGCCACGCTCCACGACCTCGACCTCGGGCGCGGCGCGCTCGTCGTCTCGCTCCTCGGGTTCAACTTGGGGGTCGAGCTCGGGCAGCTCGGGCTCGTCGCCGCGTTCCTCCCGCTCGCGTTCGTCGCGCGGCGCACGTGGTTCTACCGATGGCTTGTGCTGAAGGGCGGTTCGGTGCTCATCGCGGCGCTCGCCCTCGTATGGCTCGCCGAGCGCGCGCTCGCGGTTCGCCTCCTGCCCTGA